In a genomic window of Dissulfuribacter thermophilus:
- a CDS encoding endonuclease Q family protein: protein MKTFKSVPWEQVTFIADLHIHSKFSRATSQEMTPARLNEYAKLKGIKVMGTGDFTHPLYLKELEESLEKAPDGFYCLKEDPEGTRFVLTAEISNIFSWHGKTHRIHTVVIVSDISEARQIQERLKRLGNVSADGRPIFGFPAKELVKIVRESSADYLVIPAHIWTPWFSLFGAKSGFDSIEECFEEETEYIYALETGLSSDPPMNWVWSALDRFTLVSNSDAHSPQKIGREANCFSCPVEYKEMTAAIRDPKKGFLGTIEFFPEEGKYHYDGHRLCGVCLSPNETKKLDGICPVCGKPLTIGVMHRVMDLADRPMGDIPDSALPFEHLVPLSEILQEAMELKTFSKRVQREYRRIVSEIGSEIDVLCKIPIEELKNALSERLVWGIEKMREGKVSVMPGHDGKYGIVSVFGDKPTNGKFKARTQSQKSPQKTPSKQRSLF from the coding sequence ATGAAGACATTCAAATCTGTCCCTTGGGAACAGGTAACATTTATTGCAGATCTGCACATACATTCAAAGTTTAGTCGAGCTACTAGCCAGGAAATGACCCCGGCAAGGCTCAATGAATATGCAAAATTAAAAGGCATAAAGGTAATGGGCACAGGCGACTTTACCCATCCCCTTTACCTCAAAGAGCTAGAGGAGTCCTTGGAGAAGGCCCCTGATGGTTTCTATTGCCTGAAAGAGGATCCAGAGGGAACACGTTTTGTACTGACCGCAGAGATTTCCAATATATTTTCTTGGCATGGCAAGACTCATCGCATTCACACAGTAGTTATTGTGTCTGACATTAGTGAGGCTCGTCAAATCCAGGAACGCCTTAAGAGGCTTGGAAATGTGTCAGCCGACGGACGCCCGATCTTCGGCTTTCCTGCCAAGGAACTCGTTAAGATAGTGAGAGAATCCTCTGCTGACTACCTTGTAATTCCAGCCCACATCTGGACTCCGTGGTTTTCCCTTTTTGGTGCCAAATCCGGCTTTGATTCCATTGAAGAGTGTTTTGAAGAGGAAACAGAGTATATCTACGCACTTGAAACAGGACTATCCTCTGATCCTCCGATGAACTGGGTGTGGTCGGCATTGGACAGATTTACCCTTGTATCAAACTCAGATGCCCACTCCCCTCAAAAAATCGGAAGAGAGGCAAACTGTTTCTCCTGCCCTGTAGAATACAAGGAGATGACCGCCGCCATTAGGGATCCTAAAAAAGGCTTTTTGGGAACCATTGAATTCTTCCCAGAAGAGGGAAAATATCACTATGATGGACACAGGCTCTGCGGAGTATGTCTATCTCCCAATGAAACCAAGAAACTCGATGGAATTTGTCCTGTTTGCGGGAAGCCACTAACCATAGGAGTCATGCACCGTGTAATGGACCTGGCAGACAGGCCAATGGGTGATATTCCGGATTCTGCCCTTCCTTTTGAACATCTGGTCCCCCTTAGCGAAATCCTCCAGGAGGCCATGGAACTCAAGACCTTTTCTAAGCGAGTCCAACGAGAATACCGTCGTATAGTATCTGAAATTGGAAGTGAAATAGATGTTTTATGCAAGATCCCCATAGAGGAACTAAAAAATGCGCTTTCAGAAAGGCTTGTTTGGGGAATAGAAAAAATGAGAGAAGGCAAGGTCTCTGTCATGCCAGGGCACGATGGCAAATACGGAATTGTAAGTGTGTTTGGAGACAAACCTACAAATGGGAAGTTTAAAGCCCGCACTCAATCCCAAAAGTCCCCTCAAAAGACTCCATCTAAACAAAGAAGCCTTTTTTAA
- the rpiB gene encoding ribose 5-phosphate isomerase B, giving the protein MKIAIGSDHGGFELKEQIKKLIDGLGHEVRDCGCHSSESTDYPLFGKAVAELVVTGAVDRGILICGTGIGMSIVANRYNGIRAALCHELYTARMSREHNDANVLCLGARVIGPGLAEEIVKIWLATPFEGGRHERRIKLFEKE; this is encoded by the coding sequence ATGAAGATTGCTATTGGCTCTGATCATGGGGGTTTTGAATTAAAAGAGCAGATTAAAAAGCTCATTGATGGCTTGGGACACGAAGTAAGGGACTGTGGTTGTCACAGTAGTGAGTCCACAGATTACCCTTTATTTGGCAAGGCCGTAGCCGAACTCGTGGTAACAGGTGCAGTAGACAGAGGAATTCTCATCTGTGGTACTGGTATCGGGATGTCCATTGTGGCAAACAGATATAACGGAATTAGGGCAGCGCTTTGCCATGAACTTTATACAGCCCGTATGAGCCGTGAACACAATGACGCCAACGTCCTTTGCCTTGGGGCTAGGGTTATTGGCCCAGGTCTTGCTGAAGAAATTGTGAAGATTTGGCTTGCCACTCCGTTTGAAGGAGGGCGGCATGAGAGAAGAATAAAGCTTTTTGAAAAGGAATAG
- a CDS encoding GGDEF domain-containing protein, with product MECPIGRFDCRHLERLESVEAELKRLKEELRLDALTGLHTYAFFVDSLTKEMERTRRTGLPTSLIMLDLDHFKSINDTFGHEAGNVVLKGVGQILSNNVRNLDIPCRYGGEEFAIILPGTWLGQGVMLANRLRKILKETTFSFKGKPIPISGSFGVDTYHPHEVIDAAEFIHRTDLHLLKAKEKGRDRVCFPTDDVFTDAEVSPKERMALFNKD from the coding sequence ATGGAATGCCCCATAGGAAGATTTGATTGTCGGCATCTCGAACGCCTTGAATCCGTAGAAGCAGAGCTCAAGAGGCTTAAGGAGGAATTAAGGCTCGATGCACTGACAGGGCTACATACATATGCTTTTTTTGTAGACTCTCTGACCAAAGAAATGGAAAGGACCAGACGCACAGGCCTCCCGACATCACTGATCATGCTTGATCTCGATCACTTTAAAAGCATTAACGATACCTTTGGTCATGAGGCTGGAAATGTTGTCCTAAAGGGGGTAGGCCAAATCCTTTCGAACAACGTCAGGAACCTCGATATCCCTTGTAGGTATGGTGGCGAGGAATTTGCCATCATCTTACCGGGAACCTGGCTCGGGCAGGGGGTAATGCTCGCAAATAGGCTAAGAAAAATCCTTAAAGAGACCACTTTTTCCTTTAAAGGGAAGCCGATACCCATATCCGGTAGTTTCGGTGTAGATACATATCATCCCCATGAAGTCATAGACGCAGCAGAATTTATACACAGGACTGATCTTCATCTATTAAAGGCAAAGGAAAAGGGCAGAGACAGAGTTTGTTTCCCCACTGATGATGTTTTTACAGACGCAGAGGTCAGCCCCAAAGAACGTATGGCACTTTTCAACAAAGACTAG
- the fabF gene encoding beta-ketoacyl-ACP synthase II translates to MGAGNNAKQGRRRVVVTGLGILSPVGIGVEENWENITQGRSGIGPVTRFDCSSYPSRIAGEIKDFQPSDFMPEKLIKRLDPFVRIAVAGAVMAVEDSGLKITPQNAQRVGVITGVGLGGLGTIEHYRDVLVNRGPKRVSPFFIPMAIPNMASGQISIMFGAKGPNTVVCTACAAGTHAIGEAFRTIQRGDADCMITGGCESVITPLAFAGFSALKALSTRNDEPEKASRPFDKDRDGFVIGEGAGILVLEELEHALSRGARIHAEVLGYGLTGDAYHMTAPPEDGEGAANCMEMALSDAGLEPKDIDYINAHGTSTPLNDIVETRAIKKVFGEHAYSVPVSSTKSMTGHLLGGTGGIEAVYSVLTIESGIIPPTINLEATEPEMDLDYVPNVARRQEVQRVMSNSFGFGGTNAVIIFGKYQD, encoded by the coding sequence ATGGGTGCTGGAAATAACGCAAAACAAGGACGGCGTAGAGTTGTTGTAACAGGGCTTGGAATTCTATCTCCTGTGGGGATAGGCGTAGAAGAGAACTGGGAAAACATAACCCAAGGGCGTTCTGGCATTGGCCCCGTCACCCGTTTTGACTGTTCATCTTATCCATCGAGGATAGCAGGTGAAATAAAGGATTTTCAACCGTCTGACTTCATGCCAGAAAAGCTCATAAAGCGCTTGGATCCCTTTGTGAGGATTGCTGTTGCCGGTGCAGTAATGGCTGTGGAGGACTCCGGGCTTAAGATTACGCCACAGAATGCCCAACGCGTAGGTGTCATAACAGGGGTTGGACTCGGCGGCCTTGGAACCATAGAGCACTACAGAGATGTACTGGTAAATAGAGGGCCTAAACGTGTTAGTCCGTTTTTTATCCCCATGGCAATCCCCAATATGGCCTCTGGACAGATATCGATAATGTTTGGGGCCAAGGGACCCAATACAGTGGTGTGTACGGCCTGTGCCGCAGGTACCCATGCTATCGGTGAGGCATTTAGGACCATTCAAAGGGGAGATGCAGATTGTATGATCACAGGTGGGTGCGAGTCAGTGATCACCCCTCTGGCCTTTGCCGGTTTTTCCGCTTTGAAGGCCCTGTCCACCAGAAACGATGAACCTGAGAAGGCATCTCGTCCCTTTGACAAGGATAGAGACGGTTTTGTCATTGGAGAAGGGGCCGGGATCTTAGTCCTCGAAGAGCTTGAGCATGCACTTAGCCGAGGAGCACGTATACATGCTGAGGTCTTAGGCTACGGGCTTACAGGAGATGCGTATCATATGACAGCCCCACCAGAAGATGGAGAGGGTGCTGCAAATTGTATGGAAATGGCCTTGTCCGACGCTGGCCTTGAGCCAAAAGATATCGATTATATAAATGCCCATGGTACCAGCACCCCATTAAACGATATAGTTGAGACCCGTGCCATAAAGAAGGTGTTTGGCGAACACGCCTACTCTGTACCTGTAAGCTCTACAAAGTCCATGACAGGCCATCTACTTGGAGGCACAGGTGGCATTGAAGCAGTATATTCAGTCCTGACAATTGAGTCAGGTATTATTCCCCCCACCATAAATCTTGAGGCCACAGAGCCTGAGATGGATCTTGACTATGTGCCCAACGTGGCTCGTCGCCAAGAGGTTCAAAGGGTTATGAGTAATTCCTTTGGTTTCGGGGGGACTAATGCAGTCATTATCTTTGGGAAATATCAAGACTGA
- the nrdR gene encoding transcriptional regulator NrdR — translation MRCPFCQEPDTRVVDSRPSRDGRAIRRRRECVSCGKRFTTYERVEEFHPLVIKKDGRREPFNRTKIIEGILKACEKRPIGLDQIEEFVTEFEKEIQDKGEREIPSNKIGEKVMAKLKEWDDVAYVRFASVYKQFKDLNAFMDQLKELLNEN, via the coding sequence ATGAGATGCCCTTTTTGTCAGGAGCCAGACACTAGGGTCGTGGATTCAAGGCCTAGCCGAGATGGCCGCGCCATAAGGAGAAGACGCGAGTGTGTCTCCTGCGGAAAGCGTTTTACAACCTATGAGCGAGTTGAAGAGTTTCATCCCCTAGTTATAAAAAAAGACGGTCGTAGAGAGCCTTTCAATCGTACAAAGATAATAGAAGGGATCTTGAAGGCATGTGAAAAGCGCCCTATTGGCCTAGATCAGATCGAAGAGTTCGTAACTGAATTTGAAAAAGAGATTCAGGACAAAGGCGAGAGGGAGATCCCATCCAATAAAATTGGGGAAAAGGTAATGGCTAAGCTAAAGGAATGGGATGATGTGGCATATGTGCGATTCGCTTCCGTATATAAACAATTCAAGGATCTGAATGCCTTCATGGATCAACTCAAAGAACTGTTAAACGAAAATTGA
- a CDS encoding deoxycytidylate deaminase, with translation MSFELKEEERLESCRPSWDAYFMAICDLVATRSTCLRRQVGAILVKDKRILSTGYNGAPSGLKHCLDIGCLREQLNIPSGVRHELCRALHAEQNCLIQAAYHGVSVAGSVLYCTNLPCVICTKMLINAGIRKIYYREGYPDELSKDMLCEAGIELVRLNS, from the coding sequence TTGAGTTTTGAATTGAAGGAAGAAGAGCGTTTGGAGTCTTGTAGGCCCAGTTGGGACGCCTATTTCATGGCGATATGCGATCTCGTTGCTACGAGGTCCACTTGTCTCAGAAGGCAGGTAGGGGCCATCCTGGTAAAGGACAAGAGAATTCTCTCCACTGGCTACAACGGGGCGCCAAGTGGCTTAAAACACTGTCTGGACATAGGCTGTTTAAGGGAGCAGTTAAATATTCCCTCAGGAGTTCGTCACGAACTGTGTCGAGCCCTACATGCTGAGCAAAATTGTCTGATTCAGGCAGCCTATCATGGAGTAAGTGTAGCCGGTTCCGTCCTATACTGTACAAATCTACCTTGTGTTATATGTACAAAGATGTTGATCAATGCAGGCATTAGGAAGATCTACTACAGGGAAGGATATCCTGATGAGCTTTCCAAAGATATGCTTTGTGAGGCAGGCATTGAACTGGTGAGGCTAAACTCATGA
- a CDS encoding 4Fe-4S dicluster domain-containing protein produces the protein MRSSKGIWNKENMIEGSRRQLLKWASLGLFGLSIPKSIDANVQGTYPSYAMIVDLERCMGCEACVVSCKIDQNTPQGAFNIKIKSITIGNFPQVRPIFVPVQCNHCDNPPCLSACSKGAIKKLKSGIVITDWRLCDGKGQCIKACPIGARHLDERFGNRSFKCDLCIERLEKGLKPACVETCPSGARIFGDLNNPKGEFREYISKKHLFQYGARFGRGGRIFYAGNENLESMIPAVENRDEKRDFS, from the coding sequence ATGAGATCGTCCAAAGGAATCTGGAATAAAGAAAATATGATTGAGGGTAGTCGAAGGCAATTATTAAAATGGGCCTCACTTGGTTTGTTTGGGTTGTCAATTCCCAAAAGTATTGATGCCAATGTCCAAGGCACGTATCCTTCATATGCAATGATCGTTGATTTGGAAAGATGCATGGGGTGTGAGGCATGTGTTGTTTCATGTAAAATCGATCAAAACACCCCACAGGGTGCATTTAATATCAAAATAAAGTCCATAACCATAGGTAACTTCCCTCAAGTTCGCCCGATCTTTGTTCCAGTGCAGTGTAATCACTGCGATAACCCCCCTTGTCTGTCTGCATGCTCTAAAGGAGCCATAAAAAAATTGAAAAGTGGAATTGTGATAACAGATTGGAGGCTTTGTGATGGCAAGGGCCAGTGTATAAAGGCCTGTCCCATTGGGGCACGGCATCTGGATGAGAGATTTGGAAATAGATCATTTAAGTGTGATCTATGCATTGAACGCCTGGAAAAAGGACTCAAACCAGCATGTGTTGAGACATGTCCAAGTGGTGCAAGGATTTTTGGGGACTTAAATAATCCCAAAGGGGAATTTAGAGAATATATCTCAAAGAAACATCTGTTCCAGTATGGAGCTAGATTTGGGCGTGGAGGTAGGATCTTTTACGCTGGAAATGAGAATTTGGAATCAATGATCCCAGCTGTGGAGAACAGGGATGAAAAAAGGGATTTCTCGTAG
- a CDS encoding transglutaminase-like domain-containing protein: MKRKSYGFLSVPIAIIVFLFMTGVGICDVQRTLVTMTIDLSSHGSNEEAMLWLPYPVSDAYQLITNVKIDGTYSSHGFYTDQEFGNHILYAYWPKGKKDRRLSLSFEVTRWERKDKALSDSGCVDKVFLAKYLKGSKLAPINEAVKALSQEITKGKHGTLEKARSIYLWVAKNMRRDPKTKGCGRGNVCLLLSKKSGKCADIHSVFVALLKGAGIPAREVFGLRLAKTDGVNITKWQHCWAEFYVPGYGWFVADPGDYLKALLKKKLCYASPEAKALLSYYFGAVDPYRIKFGTGRDINLNPKNKKGPLNYFMYPYAEIGGRPLDPLAPEKFSYEIVQRNLE; this comes from the coding sequence ATGAAAAGAAAATCGTATGGATTTTTATCAGTTCCTATAGCCATCATAGTTTTTTTGTTCATGACAGGGGTTGGCATATGTGATGTCCAAAGGACCCTTGTCACAATGACAATTGACCTTTCTTCCCACGGTTCAAATGAGGAGGCCATGCTATGGCTTCCATATCCAGTATCAGACGCATATCAGTTGATAACTAATGTAAAAATAGATGGGACCTATTCCTCTCATGGATTCTACACTGATCAGGAGTTTGGAAACCACATTCTATATGCCTATTGGCCAAAGGGTAAAAAGGATAGGAGGCTTAGCCTGAGTTTTGAGGTGACAAGGTGGGAGAGAAAAGATAAAGCCCTCTCTGACTCAGGCTGTGTAGATAAGGTCTTTTTGGCCAAATACCTGAAAGGATCAAAACTTGCACCAATAAATGAGGCTGTAAAGGCCCTTTCCCAAGAGATAACGAAGGGAAAACACGGGACACTCGAAAAGGCAAGGTCTATTTACCTTTGGGTTGCCAAAAACATGAGGCGAGACCCAAAGACAAAGGGATGTGGAAGGGGAAACGTGTGTCTACTGCTTTCAAAGAAATCTGGAAAGTGTGCAGACATCCATTCAGTCTTTGTCGCCCTTTTAAAGGGGGCAGGGATACCAGCTCGTGAGGTCTTTGGCCTTAGGCTTGCTAAGACGGATGGAGTAAACATTACCAAATGGCAGCACTGTTGGGCAGAGTTTTATGTCCCAGGCTACGGGTGGTTTGTAGCTGATCCAGGGGACTATTTAAAGGCCCTTCTTAAAAAGAAGCTTTGCTACGCCTCACCAGAGGCAAAAGCGCTTCTTTCATACTATTTTGGTGCAGTGGACCCATATCGTATTAAGTTTGGCACTGGACGAGACATTAATCTAAATCCCAAAAACAAAAAGGGGCCATTAAACTACTTCATGTATCCTTACGCAGAGATAGGAGGAAGGCCCCTAGACCCCTTGGCACCAGAAAAATTTTCTTATGAGATCGTCCAAAGGAATCTGGAATAA
- the glyA gene encoding serine hydroxymethyltransferase: MHYLYHTDKEVFQALKAEIERQTGGLEMIASENFVSEAVMEAEGSAFMNKYAEGYPGKRYYGGCENMDVVERLAIERLNLLFGSEYANVQPHSGSQANMAVYFSVLNPGDTILSMDLAHGGHLSHGAKVSFSGRLFNVIHYGVNRDTETIDFDDLGKKALEYRPKMIIAGASAYPRTVPFEEFRAICDEIGAYLMVDMAHIAGLVAAGIHPSPVPFADFVTSTTHKTLRGPRGGFILAKDKYARLINSQIFPGIQGGPLMHVIAAKAVAFKEALAPEFKTYQQNIVKNAKALAQTLMDRGFRLVSGGTDNHLVLVDLTDKGITGKEAEEVLERAGITVNKNAIPFDPNPPTITSGIRIGTPAITTRGLTEKDVIEVANYIADILLDPKNDTMVRDIRLKVKEICEKYPLYTERLRRYEEVINDE, encoded by the coding sequence ATGCATTACCTCTATCACACAGACAAGGAAGTATTTCAGGCGCTTAAGGCGGAGATCGAAAGGCAGACAGGCGGACTCGAGATGATCGCTTCTGAAAACTTTGTGAGTGAGGCTGTCATGGAGGCCGAAGGAAGCGCCTTCATGAATAAATACGCAGAGGGCTATCCAGGGAAAAGGTATTATGGCGGCTGCGAGAACATGGATGTAGTTGAAAGGCTTGCCATAGAAAGGCTAAATCTCCTCTTCGGTTCAGAATATGCAAATGTTCAGCCTCACTCTGGAAGTCAGGCCAATATGGCAGTCTACTTTTCAGTGCTGAATCCAGGGGACACTATATTATCTATGGATCTGGCCCATGGTGGTCACCTGTCTCATGGAGCCAAGGTGAGTTTCTCTGGAAGGCTTTTTAATGTAATTCACTACGGGGTAAACAGAGATACAGAGACCATTGATTTTGATGATTTGGGGAAAAAGGCCTTAGAATACAGGCCTAAAATGATAATAGCCGGTGCAAGCGCATATCCCCGTACAGTACCCTTCGAAGAATTTAGGGCTATTTGTGACGAGATAGGGGCATATCTCATGGTGGATATGGCCCATATTGCAGGTTTGGTGGCAGCAGGGATACATCCTTCTCCAGTACCCTTTGCTGACTTCGTAACCTCCACAACACATAAGACTCTGCGAGGCCCCAGAGGCGGTTTTATTCTGGCAAAAGACAAATATGCCAGGCTGATAAATTCCCAGATATTCCCTGGTATCCAGGGAGGGCCCTTGATGCATGTAATAGCTGCAAAAGCAGTGGCATTCAAAGAGGCCCTTGCCCCTGAATTCAAGACATATCAACAAAATATCGTGAAAAATGCAAAGGCCCTTGCCCAGACCTTAATGGATAGGGGATTTAGGCTTGTTTCAGGAGGAACTGACAATCATCTTGTGCTGGTGGACTTAACGGATAAGGGAATTACTGGAAAAGAGGCAGAGGAAGTCTTAGAACGCGCTGGTATCACGGTAAACAAGAATGCCATCCCGTTTGACCCTAATCCCCCTACAATTACAAGCGGAATACGAATTGGAACCCCAGCCATAACAACAAGGGGACTTACGGAAAAAGATGTAATTGAAGTGGCAAATTATATTGCTGATATACTTCTAGATCCAAAAAACGATACTATGGTGCGGGATATTCGCCTGAAAGTTAAAGAAATCTGTGAAAAGTATCCGCTATACACGGAACGCCTCAGGCGATATGAGGAAGTGATTAATGATGAGTGA
- a CDS encoding molybdopterin-dependent oxidoreductase has protein sequence MNKSDMTIFPSYEKGTFKYLSSPETRVIHTLCLGCNARCGIKAFSRDGKIETVTGNPYHPYNTLGQPISLETPLEKSLKISGSVCGKAKEISNYVFSPYRILMPLKRVGKRGEGKFEPIEWERLITEIVNGGRLFSHLGEDRHVPGLKDLLSDESIDPDAPELGPKRNGFCFMTGRLQHGRKAFIDRFVKYAFGSVNRIGHTDICGLGFRMGNYAFTEGEAVELKADPWSAKYIIIFGANVYEALQPGLNTYGATLAKRARNGDLKFVIVDPRAQKASAHAHRWVPIRPGQDGAFALGIIRWLIENKRFNRQYLEAPNRQAALELGNGAYVNATHLVVWDENDPRHGKFLRLGDVSSDVSKEEKDHFVVVKKGGDELVSYIEVKCAELNVDKYIEDGEGKRIRVRSAFNIMQEGVFEHSIEDYARFSGVDKETIEEVAREFSDHAPYASVCQYHGAGNYVNGTYAAYAVAALNALSGSLGRKGGYITSGGGLSSWKKGSYDLLNFQGKRKPRGIKISREKADYRDSTEYRKKQSSGEKTYPATRPWFPFTKGGLSVEALSGIDTKYPYPITALFLYFFNPVYSIPGGNRFKATLSDPDKVPLLVSIDIGINESNIYADYIIPDITYAEGHYGWLSPHAPAFKFTAVRTPIIEPITPKTRDGRPICLETFLIDLAEAMNLPGFGQNAIPGKDSRVYPLKQAEDFYLRGFSNIAENANLRCDDTEAIEFVERNYPVSKYKAILTKEEWRRVCVLLSRGGLFSPYENCFWGEAFKYGPKRFTIYNEGLSDTVCSITGRRFYGSLRYVPPINQGDPDFPFTLISYKQALHTQSRTIWHKVALELHPQNFVLMNQGDAARLKLRDGDLVWVKSRSNRDGVVGELRTTWTIRPGTVAISISYGHKGLGASSLKIRNAKHVMLGGETVTQGDIVISDQSLGKGINPNELSDLDYDFGNTPLIDLVGGIPDFSSTCVRVEPV, from the coding sequence ATGAATAAAAGCGATATGACGATATTTCCATCCTATGAAAAGGGGACCTTCAAATATCTCTCAAGTCCTGAGACAAGGGTCATTCACACTCTGTGTCTGGGTTGCAATGCTAGGTGTGGAATAAAGGCCTTTTCAAGGGACGGCAAGATAGAAACTGTTACGGGTAATCCATATCATCCCTATAATACTCTAGGGCAACCAATTTCTTTAGAAACCCCTCTTGAAAAATCCTTGAAGATTTCTGGCTCAGTCTGTGGGAAGGCCAAGGAGATCTCAAACTATGTATTCAGTCCTTATAGGATTCTGATGCCCCTAAAGAGGGTAGGAAAAAGGGGCGAGGGGAAATTTGAGCCCATTGAGTGGGAAAGGCTCATAACCGAGATTGTCAATGGAGGACGACTCTTTTCCCATTTAGGAGAAGATCGCCACGTGCCAGGTCTAAAAGATCTTCTCTCTGACGAGTCCATTGACCCTGATGCACCAGAACTCGGGCCTAAGAGAAACGGCTTTTGCTTTATGACAGGAAGGCTTCAACATGGGAGAAAGGCCTTCATAGATCGATTTGTTAAATACGCCTTTGGCTCTGTTAACAGGATTGGACATACTGACATTTGCGGCCTTGGATTCAGAATGGGAAATTATGCCTTTACTGAAGGAGAGGCCGTGGAGTTGAAGGCAGACCCCTGGAGTGCAAAATACATCATTATATTTGGGGCAAACGTGTATGAGGCCCTTCAGCCAGGGTTAAACACCTATGGAGCGACCCTCGCAAAAAGAGCGCGAAATGGAGATTTAAAATTCGTAATCGTGGACCCGCGTGCCCAAAAGGCATCGGCACATGCTCATAGATGGGTTCCCATAAGGCCTGGTCAGGATGGGGCCTTTGCCCTGGGAATCATAAGGTGGCTTATAGAAAATAAGAGATTTAATAGGCAATATCTTGAGGCACCAAACAGACAGGCGGCATTGGAACTTGGAAATGGGGCCTATGTAAATGCGACCCATCTCGTGGTCTGGGATGAAAATGATCCAAGGCATGGAAAATTTTTGAGATTAGGGGATGTCTCCAGTGATGTCTCAAAAGAAGAGAAAGACCATTTTGTTGTAGTGAAAAAGGGTGGAGACGAACTCGTATCCTACATCGAGGTCAAATGTGCTGAGCTAAATGTAGACAAATATATTGAAGACGGTGAAGGGAAACGGATACGGGTAAGAAGTGCATTTAATATAATGCAAGAAGGTGTCTTTGAGCACTCAATTGAAGACTACGCCAGATTTTCAGGTGTAGATAAAGAGACAATAGAGGAGGTTGCCCGCGAGTTTTCGGACCATGCCCCATATGCCTCAGTATGCCAGTATCATGGTGCCGGAAACTATGTGAATGGCACATATGCAGCATATGCAGTAGCTGCCCTAAACGCCCTTTCAGGCAGCCTTGGAAGAAAGGGCGGATATATCACTTCTGGAGGAGGACTCTCTTCCTGGAAGAAAGGTTCGTACGATCTTTTGAATTTTCAGGGAAAAAGGAAACCTCGTGGAATAAAGATATCGAGGGAAAAGGCAGACTATCGAGATTCAACTGAATATAGGAAGAAACAAAGCTCAGGTGAAAAAACCTATCCAGCAACTAGACCCTGGTTCCCTTTTACAAAAGGGGGGCTGAGTGTAGAGGCCCTCTCTGGTATAGATACTAAGTACCCCTATCCAATTACCGCACTATTCCTCTATTTTTTTAATCCAGTATACTCAATACCAGGTGGCAATCGGTTCAAAGCCACCCTTTCGGACCCAGATAAGGTGCCTCTTTTGGTCTCAATAGACATCGGAATAAACGAATCAAATATTTACGCTGACTATATTATTCCAGATATTACCTATGCTGAGGGGCACTACGGCTGGCTAAGCCCCCACGCCCCTGCTTTTAAGTTTACAGCCGTAAGGACCCCTATAATAGAACCCATCACTCCAAAGACCAGAGACGGAAGGCCGATATGTCTCGAAACCTTCTTGATTGACCTTGCCGAGGCCATGAATCTCCCCGGCTTTGGCCAAAATGCCATACCAGGGAAGGATTCTAGAGTGTATCCCTTAAAACAGGCAGAAGACTTCTACCTTCGAGGTTTCTCAAATATTGCGGAAAACGCTAATTTAAGATGTGATGATACTGAGGCTATTGAGTTTGTTGAGAGAAATTACCCTGTCTCCAAATATAAGGCTATTCTTACCAAAGAGGAGTGGAGGAGGGTGTGTGTCCTCCTTTCAAGAGGTGGTCTATTTTCTCCATATGAAAACTGTTTTTGGGGAGAGGCATTTAAATACGGACCAAAGCGTTTTACCATTTACAATGAAGGTCTTTCAGATACCGTTTGTTCAATTACTGGAAGGCGATTTTATGGTTCATTAAGATACGTTCCTCCCATAAATCAAGGAGACCCTGATTTTCCATTTACACTCATTAGTTACAAGCAAGCCCTTCACACGCAATCAAGGACCATATGGCATAAGGTGGCTCTGGAACTTCATCCACAAAATTTTGTGCTCATGAACCAAGGGGATGCCGCAAGGCTTAAGCTCAGGGATGGGGATCTTGTGTGGGTCAAAAGCAGGTCCAACCGAGATGGAGTTGTGGGTGAGCTTAGGACCACTTGGACCATACGGCCTGGCACAGTGGCTATCTCTATTTCTTATGGGCATAAAGGGCTTGGGGCATCTTCATTAAAGATAAGAAATGCCAAGCATGTGATGCTCGGTGGAGAAACAGTTACCCAAGGGGATATTGTAATCTCTGATCAAAGTCTTGGTAAGGGTATCAATCCCAACGAACTTTCAGACTTGGACTATGATTTCGGTAATACCCCCCTAATTGACCTCGTTGGTGGCATTCCCGATTTTAGTAGCACCTGTGTTAGAGTAGAGCCAGTTTAA